In a single window of the Salvelinus namaycush isolate Seneca chromosome 18, SaNama_1.0, whole genome shotgun sequence genome:
- the LOC120062729 gene encoding zinc finger and BTB domain-containing protein 34-like isoform X1 gives MFDREKSFTAAACLAYMPVLESTKAAYKLERPIQEMDDGSAYIEFDVPEFSNTVLNQLNELRLQGKLCDIIVHIQGQPFRAHKAVLAASSPYFRDHSALGTMSGLSISVIKNPEVFEQLLAFCYTGRMSLQLKDVVSFLTAASFLQMQAVIDKCTQILEGIHSKISIPSSATSPDKEASQASRNGVKDSSLFINPTQISPPYYSRHSIEARSELAAGKGQGRTRYQEDGQSDRGSSDGVSEQEAAMEGETEQVELIGKDGQVTDVHVKLEKTDRPSYSDSSSAGDDGYHTELVDGEQVLAVSVGSYGPVIQPAGYTYSGLSSPCFVSLSSSSPSRSMLSGFRGGRARAKRPPVTVPAEVLGHIKPGNTEDSSEAVLGQVGFENDVRERSLRSQWYPYNERLICIYCGKSFNQKGSLDRHMRLHMGITPFVCKFCGKKYTRKDQLEYHIRGHTDNKPFHCQICGKCFPFQGTLNQHLRKKHLGASEGPNHMDSPERTEGSSGQKDPEDASEGMAFETQYAEEAPANDMEESSKCSPEEAEASRCDF, from the exons AGTTTCACAGCCGCAGCCTGCCTAGCCTATATGCCTGTGCTGGAATCAACAAAG GCAGCCTACAAACTGGAAAGACCTATCCAAGAGATGGACGACGGCAGTGCCTACATAGAGTTTGACGTGCCAGAGTTCAGCAACACCGTTCTCAACCAGCTCAATGAGTTGCGACTGCAGGGGAAGCTATGTGACATCATCGTTCACATCCAGGGCCAGCCGTTCCGTGCCCACAAGGCCGTGCTGGCGGCCAGCTCACCGTACTTCCGCGACCACTCGGCCCTGGGCACCATGAGCGGCCTGTCCATCTCCGTCATCAAGAACCCTGAGGTGTTTGAGCAGCTGCTGGCCTTCTGCTACACTGGCCGCATGTCCCTGCAGCTCAAGGATGTCGTCAGCTTCCTCACAGCAGCCAGCTTCCTGCAGATGCAGGCCGTCATCGACAAGTGCACCCAGATCCTGGAGGGCATCCACTCCAAGATAAGCATCCCCTCCAGCGCCACAAGCCCAGACAAGGAGGCCTCCCAGGCCAGCCGCAATGGTGTCAAAGACAGCAGCCTTTTCATCAACCCCACACAGATCTCCCCCCCATACTACTCCAGGCACAGCATAGAGGCCCGCTCTGAGCTGGCTGCAGGGAAAGGTCAAGGCAGGACCCGGTACCAGGAGGACGGCCAGTCAGACCGTGGCAGCAGTGACGGTGTGTCAGAGCAGGAGGCAGccatggagggagagacagagcaggTGGAGCTGATTGGGAAGGACGGTCAGGTGACGGACGTGCACGTGAAGCTGGAGAAGACAGATAGGCCCAGCTACTCGGACAGCTCCTCGGCAGGCGACGATGGCTACCACACAGAGCTGGTGGATGGAGAGCAGGTGCTGGCTGTCAGTGTTGGCTCCTACGGTCCCGTCATCCAGCCAGCCGGCTACACTTACTCAGGCCTGTCGTCCCCCTGCTTTGTGAGCCTCAGCAGCTCCAGCCCCTCCCGCTCCATGCTCAGTGGCTTCAGGGGCGGCCGAGCCAGAGCCAAGCGCCCCCCAGTGACCGTCCCAGCAGAGGTCCTGGGTCATATCAAACCGGGAAACACTGAGGACAGCAGCGAGGCGGTGTTGGGCCAAGTAGGTTTTGAGAACGATGTGCGAGAGCGGAGCCTGCGCAGCCAGTGGTACCCCTACAACGAGAGGCTCATCTGCATCTACTGCGGCAAGTCCTTCAATCAGAAGGGCAGCCTGGACCGCCACATGCGCCTGCACATGGGAATCACACCCTTCGTCTGCAAGTTCTGCGGCAAGAAGTACACGCGCAAAGACCAGCTGGAGTACCACATCCGTGGCCACACAGACAACAAGCCCTTCCACTGCCAGATTTGTGGCAAGTGCTTCCCCTTCCAGGGGACCCTCAACCAACACCTGAGAAAGAAGCACTTGGGGGCCTCAGAGGGCCCCAACCACATGGACTCTCCAGAGAGGACGGAAGGCAGCTCTGGTCAGAAAGACCCAGAGGATGCCTCAGAGGGGATGGCCTTTGAGACGCAGTATGCTGAGGAGGCTCCGGCCAACGACATGGAGGAGAGCTCAAAGTGCAGCCCTGAGGAAGCTGAGGCGTCCAGATGTGATTTTTAG
- the LOC120062729 gene encoding zinc finger and BTB domain-containing protein 34-like isoform X2, giving the protein MFDREKAAYKLERPIQEMDDGSAYIEFDVPEFSNTVLNQLNELRLQGKLCDIIVHIQGQPFRAHKAVLAASSPYFRDHSALGTMSGLSISVIKNPEVFEQLLAFCYTGRMSLQLKDVVSFLTAASFLQMQAVIDKCTQILEGIHSKISIPSSATSPDKEASQASRNGVKDSSLFINPTQISPPYYSRHSIEARSELAAGKGQGRTRYQEDGQSDRGSSDGVSEQEAAMEGETEQVELIGKDGQVTDVHVKLEKTDRPSYSDSSSAGDDGYHTELVDGEQVLAVSVGSYGPVIQPAGYTYSGLSSPCFVSLSSSSPSRSMLSGFRGGRARAKRPPVTVPAEVLGHIKPGNTEDSSEAVLGQVGFENDVRERSLRSQWYPYNERLICIYCGKSFNQKGSLDRHMRLHMGITPFVCKFCGKKYTRKDQLEYHIRGHTDNKPFHCQICGKCFPFQGTLNQHLRKKHLGASEGPNHMDSPERTEGSSGQKDPEDASEGMAFETQYAEEAPANDMEESSKCSPEEAEASRCDF; this is encoded by the coding sequence GCAGCCTACAAACTGGAAAGACCTATCCAAGAGATGGACGACGGCAGTGCCTACATAGAGTTTGACGTGCCAGAGTTCAGCAACACCGTTCTCAACCAGCTCAATGAGTTGCGACTGCAGGGGAAGCTATGTGACATCATCGTTCACATCCAGGGCCAGCCGTTCCGTGCCCACAAGGCCGTGCTGGCGGCCAGCTCACCGTACTTCCGCGACCACTCGGCCCTGGGCACCATGAGCGGCCTGTCCATCTCCGTCATCAAGAACCCTGAGGTGTTTGAGCAGCTGCTGGCCTTCTGCTACACTGGCCGCATGTCCCTGCAGCTCAAGGATGTCGTCAGCTTCCTCACAGCAGCCAGCTTCCTGCAGATGCAGGCCGTCATCGACAAGTGCACCCAGATCCTGGAGGGCATCCACTCCAAGATAAGCATCCCCTCCAGCGCCACAAGCCCAGACAAGGAGGCCTCCCAGGCCAGCCGCAATGGTGTCAAAGACAGCAGCCTTTTCATCAACCCCACACAGATCTCCCCCCCATACTACTCCAGGCACAGCATAGAGGCCCGCTCTGAGCTGGCTGCAGGGAAAGGTCAAGGCAGGACCCGGTACCAGGAGGACGGCCAGTCAGACCGTGGCAGCAGTGACGGTGTGTCAGAGCAGGAGGCAGccatggagggagagacagagcaggTGGAGCTGATTGGGAAGGACGGTCAGGTGACGGACGTGCACGTGAAGCTGGAGAAGACAGATAGGCCCAGCTACTCGGACAGCTCCTCGGCAGGCGACGATGGCTACCACACAGAGCTGGTGGATGGAGAGCAGGTGCTGGCTGTCAGTGTTGGCTCCTACGGTCCCGTCATCCAGCCAGCCGGCTACACTTACTCAGGCCTGTCGTCCCCCTGCTTTGTGAGCCTCAGCAGCTCCAGCCCCTCCCGCTCCATGCTCAGTGGCTTCAGGGGCGGCCGAGCCAGAGCCAAGCGCCCCCCAGTGACCGTCCCAGCAGAGGTCCTGGGTCATATCAAACCGGGAAACACTGAGGACAGCAGCGAGGCGGTGTTGGGCCAAGTAGGTTTTGAGAACGATGTGCGAGAGCGGAGCCTGCGCAGCCAGTGGTACCCCTACAACGAGAGGCTCATCTGCATCTACTGCGGCAAGTCCTTCAATCAGAAGGGCAGCCTGGACCGCCACATGCGCCTGCACATGGGAATCACACCCTTCGTCTGCAAGTTCTGCGGCAAGAAGTACACGCGCAAAGACCAGCTGGAGTACCACATCCGTGGCCACACAGACAACAAGCCCTTCCACTGCCAGATTTGTGGCAAGTGCTTCCCCTTCCAGGGGACCCTCAACCAACACCTGAGAAAGAAGCACTTGGGGGCCTCAGAGGGCCCCAACCACATGGACTCTCCAGAGAGGACGGAAGGCAGCTCTGGTCAGAAAGACCCAGAGGATGCCTCAGAGGGGATGGCCTTTGAGACGCAGTATGCTGAGGAGGCTCCGGCCAACGACATGGAGGAGAGCTCAAAGTGCAGCCCTGAGGAAGCTGAGGCGTCCAGATGTGATTTTTAG